CTCGTACTCTACAGTGGGTGAATCGACGACAAGCGTCCTCGGGCTCACATTTCATGGCAGGTGAACTAGCAACAAGCGTCTATAGGCTCGTACTTTACAGTTGGTGAACCAACGACTAGCGTCCTCGAACTCACATTTCATGGCGGGTGAACTAGCAGCAAGCATCTCTAGGCTCGTACTCTACAGTAAGTGAACCGACGATAAGCGTCCTCGGGCTCACATTTCATGGCGGGTGAACTAGAGGCAAACATTTCTAGGCTTGTACTCTATAGTGGGTGAACCAATGATAAGCGTCCTCAAGCTCACATTTCATGGCGGGTGAACTAGCAACAAGTGTCTCTAGGCTCTTATTCTACAGTGGGTGAACTGACGACAAGCGTCCTCAAGCTCACATTTCATGGCGGGTGAACTAGTGGCAAGCGTCTTTAGGCTCGTATTCTATAGTGGGTGAACCAACGACAAGCGTCCTCAGGCTCACATTTCATGGTAAGTGAACTAGTGACAAGCATCTCTAGGCTCGTACTTTGCAATGTGTGAACCGATGACAAGTGTCCTCAGGCTCACATTTCATGGTGGGTGAACTAGCGGCAAGCGTCTCTAGGCTCGTATTCTATAGTGGGTGAACCGATGACAAGCGTCCTTGGGCTCATTTTGCATGGTGGGGGAACTAGTGGCAAACGTCTCTAGGCTCGTATCCTACAGTGGGTAAACCAATGACAAGCATCCTCGGGCTCACatttattcaagaaatttttCGAACTCCTAATCTATGGTGGGTGAACCAGTGACACGCGTCCCCAAGCCCACGTTCACTCAAGAATCTTCGAATCACATTTCCATTATCCCCATCTACCAGGTAAGTCCCCTTACCCATATCtcacattttattttcaaaatttaaattcccGCACCCACATATcaagaaagacaaaaaatatatttgtgcATTTTCCTAAGATAACATGGCATAAATAGTGGCAAAAAATATGTGCTTATAAaagttccaaaaataaaaataaatactagCATGCATCTCTAGTAGTATTGCTACTAACATTTTTCAGAAAAagtaagagaagaagaaaaaaaatggacacTAACCTCAAAGGCAGAAAAGATGAAGCAATGGACTGAAGTGGCGGACTGAAGCTGAAAGGACCCGCTAAGCCTTGAGCACACTAGGAATTTTTGTAGAGAGTGAGGAGTAGAGAGGAAGTGAGaaattagacaaaaaaaaagggcccaAAAGGCCTTTTATAAGGCCTGGGCTGCCCAACGGCCCTTCTATGGCCGCCGAGTCAACCTAGCGACCCTATAAAGGTCGCCGGGCTGCGTTGACTTGATTAACGTTGACCGGTCAACGCTGACCTagtcaacccaaaaaaaaaaaaaaaaaactctccttTCTCCTCTCCTAGAGCTCAAAGGCATGTCCAGAAAATATTCCAATAGCAGCTGCAGCAGGTTGGACCAAACAGGTAAGGTCCTATCTCAATCCATGAGCAGTCTCCGCATGCAAATTTGGGGGCAACAAAATCCGAAATCACGTTCTTTATCCGACATCCCTCATTGCACTTAAGATATCAGATAAAGAAGGGGTAGCTGTTAATACCGTATGTTGTCAATCCTCGATTTGCGTGCCAAAcccccaaaaatccaaaaatattattttctctctacGGGGTCATAAGAACATCTAGAACGACGTGACGCAACCCGTTTGGGCATTGGAGTACCTGAAGTGACTTTTTCtgctaaaatgaccaaaatgcccctggtCATTCCTAGGTTTAACCGAGGTGACATTTTTACTTCAAACTCGAGCTTCTCGGatatttttagcaactttgattgagtttgaccaagtttgacccaaAGTCGATCTTAGGTGGGTCCAAAAACCATAATTTTGATCCGATGGCCGGAATAGGTTGAAACTAATGCCACTACAAAGACTATCGAATTCTCATTCCAACAACTGTGCATGGGTCGAAATCAGAGTTAGAACGGCCAAGATATCACGAAAAACCAGAATGACCCATCAATCAATGCACCACAAACTTCtgagagccataacttttgatccaaccattggattttTGAGTTCCATAACTTTTTAGAAACTGAATATCAAGATCTATCCAAAGGAGTCAAGATCAACCCAATCAGAGGAGGATTGAGGCCGACGGCCATTGAAAGGCGGCTGATGGCCTTACAATGGCCGCTGCCTTGATTTTTGCACCCGGGGCTATAAATAGCCCCAGGTTCGCCCTAGACAGAGAGGACACAcattttttctgaaattttccTTCTGCCCAGCTAATCTCtgcattttttctctctctcaaacaccaaaaaaatccaaaaacactcccaaaaacacatcaaagtcTCTTGATTCTTCCCTTTTCACCAAGAACACAAGGTATTGCTTTTGCACTCAATCTTCCtttccttggttctacactttggaattggggtttaggggtgtggatgtagctttttagctaccatccacacccctaaccttCTAAATCTATTTCCAAGCATGTTCTTGCTCTTTTTACCATGATAATATGCTTTGTTGCTATCTTTGACATGTTTCTTGCTTTACCTTGTTTCTAGCATGTTCTTAGCTTAGATTCGTGTTCTTTTATGCCTACtcacatgcttatatgtttagatctacatggtTAGGGTTTATGCCATGTTTCCTTTATTTCGTTCCTCTCTTTGCTTTGCGTTGATGTTAGGGTTATGTGCTCATGTGCTTGATACCATGTCTATGGTTATGCTTTGCTCAAATCTATGTGCTCGTAtgctttttgccatgttttatgcttagatctacatctgtacatgcttatatgcttggattcatgttcttccatTTTTATGTGCTAGCTTTCACATGTTAACACATGCGTTGCCATTCCTATGCCTAGATCTACATTTTTACATGCTTGCGTGCTCGAATCTTGgttttcacatgcttatatgtCCGAATCTATGTTCTTACATGCTCATGTGTTTAGATCTCTGCTCTACTTGCTTTATGCCTTCTTCCATGTGCTTGTGTGCTCTGTGCCATATTTGTGTGCTTAgacctaggctatgtttgtcttgtcatgtgctattgtagcccttttgtcgCTTTACCTTTCTTTCTTGTGCTTTGGTCATGTGGTTAGGGCCCGATCTAGACCTTGTGATCTTTGTCATCATCCATATATCTTGGcccatatcaaagggtttggatcacccgtttgcatgtctatgcttacttgcttctatgctttatctTCCATGCTAGCCTCTCTAGTTCTAGGCTTTGCTATGCTTGACGCCCTTAACGGGTTGTGGTTGGGTGGTCACATCTGACGCTCATGAGACCTTGTCTGGATGTAACCACTTAGGAGGCATCTCTGTGATGCCGGTTGCTTCATGCATACCTCTCCCTTTTCCACTCCGTGTGATGATATGCTTACCATGCTTGTTTGCGCCACCCGTTagctttctatgcatctttacacgcttgcttacatgttcatgcatgaatcttgcttgctagtgtgtcgtccatgcttcaacacaatgaagtcaTGGACattcgatccaaacctacacTTGTCCCTCGCGGACACccccttttttgtgttttccttgCTTGTTTGCCCTCTTCGCTTGTTGGTTAGCTTTCTTGCTTTTATCACATGCTGTGCTTGCCATATCTatcttgcttgtttgctttgCGACCTTGTGCTTTTATCTACGCTTTTTCCTTCCGTTGCTTGTTTGCTGGTTTTCTTGTCTctgcctttgcatgtacacataTGGAGCAAGGATGCATAGAGCTAGGGCATGATCACCTAGGCAcaagcaaaaagggcaaggACGCAAGCACCTGGTCGAACTAAGCGACTGCAGTCAATAGGTTTAGGAGTTTAGCCTTTTccctttggttatgtactctttaaACCCCCTCCTTCCTCCTCCCTTTCTCCCTTAGAtggtttgtattaggtatatcgtgctttgtaccattcgtcctcatCTTTAGAGTATGGTGACCCTTTAAATTTTCTTGCACCTATATCTTTGGCCATACTCTAGGGATataggcatttactttcctacTCTATGTGctagcattgtgcatgatgcatgtgtatatatatatacatgcttGCCCCTTTCCAGTATCGCTGTCGCGATCCGTGTCACTTAAGGCTAGTAATGCCTAATTTCCGCCACGAAAGTAAGGCGACTTCTCGCCGGATTTTCGCGATGGAAATCTAGCACTATGCTCAAATACCTTAGGAAAGGTGTGATTGGGACCACACCCTTTCAAAAGCTAAAACCTCAGGGcccccatgcatgcaaagcccTGAAgtcaatgccaaaatcatgtttttactgccaatctccaaaaattaaagttttatcaaaacaaaggactgtcctTAGGACAggcattgtggggtgcctaacatctTCCCCACACATAACCACACTTCTAgacctaagaatcaagattttttgccatccacattagattaggaaaaatgacctttttcttaatctaggattggtaataaaatcaactagaaacaagtgaccaatcacaccttagaaacacccaatgattggtggcgactccaCTTTACCTTTGGTAATCACCTAAAATTTGGCCCAAATTCCTGCCATAAAaccaaaggtagacctaccttcctccaccgagagagagagcacccaaAGCTCCACGTGAACCATACACATTCACATTGAGAGGGGCCTTCAACGGGCCGCACGTGCATGTGAGCTGTCACCACGAAGGGTGGTCGAACGAATGCCCACGGCAACGGTGGTTTTCTTTCCGCTACCAAAAATCGAGGCTGGGCATCAACACCATGCCGATGATCTAAAGCCACCCAAAGAGGCTTCACCGTCAACCATAAGAGAGGGCCCGATCTGCTACCCATGCCGATGATCTGAAGCCACCCAAAGAGGCTCCACCATCAGCCAtgaaaggaagagagtagagagtgTGACAGAAAAAGatgagggaaaaaagaaaagaaaaagaagagagaggtCAGAGTCTGAAGtgagaggaagaggaagaagagattaaaaaattatataatttttacatcCTCATGAACAGTgaggttgcatatatgcaacctcACTATAGCtaggatgtaaaaaaaaaaaaaaaaaaaagggtttacaTACCCAGTCTTAGATGCAACCTcactggggggggggggggtttacaaccccaatgctaatgctcttagtaGTACGCATTTTAAACATAGCAGCCACATGGTGGAAGAAATATTTGAAGCAACATCTAAGATTTATTTGAGCATCTCTCATAACAAAAATCCATGTTGCTCTTCACATTGTATAAATTTgttataagaaaattaatacATTAACGAGATTCATATGTTATAGCAAAGGTTGTATAAAAATTGTCTAAAAAATTATAGAGCTCAAAGattatttcttaaatttaatacaaataaattgcCTAGACAAATTAAACTCCATTAAcctttatgaagaaaaaattaaaagtcatTTATATGTGACATAAAGGGAAACattgctaaaaatttattataccAAACTTGAAATTGATAGTGTTTGATTTCACAAAGTTTTCGGTACAATTATAGATTGCATTTGAGGTTGAATTGCATCCTATCCTACAAAGAttgaaacaaatatacaaatgGATAAGGTTGAGTTTTTATTGTTGGAACAAGAATTTAACACCGTACTtcacttcaccaaaaaaaaaaaaaaaatctatttgatAATGGTGAGGGAGATGAAGAGATACCAGTTTGcgttacaagttacaacaagaaaaagtattattataataattatgacTTTTTTTACTAATTCTTTATGTGAGTCCTCTTTCTCACTTCAACTTTCAAAAGTGTTTTTGGTTGTCTAGTGGTTAAAGGAAactactatttttaaaaaattgaactctTGTCTGACCCCATTAAATTTGCAGTTCTTATTATAAACTAGTGGGTAGTCTGTGCATATGCAcgaatataattaaaaataattacaattatacgattcaaattatacttgaaattaccttacacttttttttaaattatacatttctaaaatatgtaatgatttctcattttatatatatatatatatatatatatatatatgatatagtatttaattggttttagactctttggtttatgcacccaataattcacttgctataaaaattaaaaacttggaTGGACACGTGGTagaaaattggactccaattgaaatctaatttagaatctaattggatttggattctttgatttttacactCCATAATttacttgacacaaaatttaaaattaaataggacacgtagcgcaaaattgagaatttaattaaaatataattgtattttcTCTAAGCTTTAgctattaatataaatatagaaTGCAAGCTAATAAATTAGCTTAAAATGCAAACCTCATACTTTGTGTTAAAATTAGCCCATTAACCTTTCAAATGTTTCGatttagtccttatattttgtgttaaaaattCTCATTTTTGCTAATTGTTGGAAGGAAAAGGGTGgcatagaaaaataaaaggatgtTCATATGAGCGAGATATATTTATTAGCATTTCTTAAAGGTTTTGATAGTAGCAAAGGAGGGAAGAGTTTGACTCTTCAAAAACTTTGTTTCCTTCcatttatgtttgttttgcaCCATAAAAAGGGGTTGTTTACTGTCAAGTTTGCATATAAGGTGGCGAGAGAAGTATTGCACGGTGGAAATTTAGCTGAGAGCTCAAGGGGTTGTGTGGGGAAAAGAGTGAGGGCTACACTATGGAAACTTCGGATTCCAAACAAGATTAAAGTGTTTGGGTGGAGAGCTTGCAATGATATCTTGCCAACAAAACTAAATCtgtcaaagagaaaaataattgaGGATGAGATGTGTCCTATATGTATGAGATTTCCAGAGTCAGCAATCCATGCTTTGTGGGAATGTGAGGCGGCCAAGGATGTGTGGGCTGGTAGCttgaaaattctgcaaaaaggGGTTTGGCTAATTTTACTCACCTAATAGAGTACTTGCTGGATCGGATTAAGCTATATGATATGGAGGAGTTTTTGGTGCAAGCTTGGCAAATTTGGAATCAAAGAAACTGGGTTGTATATGGAGGGAAATTTCATGACCCGGGATGGTTAATCAATCGATCAAGGGAGTTGTTAGAGGAATTTCGGACTGCCCAAGATCAGATGAGAACTGAATCAGTTAGGCAGTCAGCTTGTGATACCTGGCAGCCTCCTCCTCAGTCAATCTTCAAGCTTAACTTTGATGCAACAGTGTTTTTAGGCCTCAACAGATCTGGTTTTGGTGCTATTATACGAAATGAGAAAGGAGAGGTTATGGCAGCCATGGCAGGTAAGGGTTCGAAAGTGTTTTGCAGTGAGGAAGCTGAACTACTTGCCTGTAGGAAAGCGATTGAGTTTACGGTGGTTGTGGGTTTCTCAGAATTAGTTATTGAGGGAGATAACAACTCGACCATGACAACTATTTCAACGCTGAAGATTGATCAGTCATTGTTAGGGAATGTGGTTGGGGATATTCAACATTTGATTCGAAATTTGCTTTGGGTAAGGATTGATTGTATTAAAAGAGGGGGGAATCGGGTTGCTCATGTATTAGCCCAATTTGCTAGGAATATTACTGAGGATATGTattggatggaagatgttcctCCAATAGTTAGGGAAGCTTTGTACCAAGATGCTAATTTTGTTGATTAAATGAATGATATgcttctatttcaaaaaaaaagataaagaaaagtcAACGCAAGAGATTTTTACaatgtatgaaaaaaaataaaagaaacaattacTTGGAAAAGTTAAAGAGACACAATCATGTCTAGAAATGGGAATTCAATGACACCCTTAAGAAACTTCGCTAACACAAGTTTTACTACCTTCTTTGAAAGTTTGAATCACCCTAATTCCCAACCCTTAACCCTACTATGTTCTTATTATTGATTCATAGTCATATACCTCTCAAGGCTTGAATACCCAACGCAAGCTTTACACTAttctttattgttattaaaatttatggGATGTTGCTGAACAATCTCTTCTcaaataaatggaaaaagtaAAAGGTTCATGTTAACGGTATCCTTAGGgcaatggttaacaatccattttaagaaagttttgacaccacttttatggtaaatgaaaaaagttgtcaaaacattaaatgttttttttttcttttcccataaaaactttcttaaaatgaattgttaaccatCTTTCTAAGGGCATTCATTAACAtttcccaaagaaaaaaaaaaaaaaaaaaggttaggaCCTATTTGGTTAAGAGAAAAAAGTGgtgtttttagtaaaaattttcaattttttgtgagACCTACCACCAAAAAATTGGTTTGGCTGTGTTTTTGTACTCAATAttcatttttagtttaaaaaaaaaagatttgaatacaaaaaatgaatacaacttttcagtatttttgttttctatgaaTATGAATACAGTGGCATATTCATAAATACTATGAAAACAAAATGTTACTTTTTTTGAGTGATATGATGTGTGTGAATGAGAAAAgttacattaaaaaaagaatagaaaacaATGACCAAACCCAGATATGATATATTCTGATGGAGATCAAGGCACTGCTTCAAAGGATCTTGTTCAAGTACCAATTGGGCTGGTTACAAGAGCACGagcaaagaagttcaaggatGTACTCAACGGACTCATCCAAGAGTTATGGGCTCAAGCAAACTCATGGAGACCCATTGAGCATGATCCACGTGGGCAACAAAAAATCGTCACCttgattcaagttctagaaggatccggtcaaggctaagaattggcatgaaatattttgggtctatgtaaaaaacgttattctaggtttaggtgatttatttccttgtttttaggtgcatttaatgctttttaggtcaaacttttttcctaatatggttaggtatcaattaggagttattttagaatatattttcttgtctgtcaagttttaaggagcccttaaatagtcatctaagtctgtaaacgtttttcagatattattgataaaacttgtgaggtttattctctttggttctttgaaGAACTACTCAAACTTATCGAGAATTCCCGTGACGTTCATCTCGACTTATCAAACGAAGTTTCCACCACCGTTTGTAGCGTCTTCCTTATACCgaggttcttgtttgtcataaacaacGGGTCGAGGTCTCCCATTTGAATCTGTCCATAGAATGATCTTGGGTTCTCTTTCGTTGTTGGGTCTCGTTATTCTTGACGGGGTTCacatcatttggtatcagagcaaggtTTCTAGTTCAGGTTTGCCTATCCTTTAACATATTTATCTCTTCTTAGCCGAATTTCCTTTACCCTATCTGTTCAatttttgtttgtcttgttgATGTCTAAACTATTGGTCTGGTCTCACATCTCTTAGTTATTTCGAAATCTTATTTCATTATTCTCAAAAGCTAGTTACtgatcataaaaataaataaataaaaaaaaaaaaaaaatcactattctgtgcttccaaaattccaaaactaCCATATTCCTTCTAATTCTAATCTGAAAATTTCCATATTCCTTACGTTCAAATCTGAGATTCCTTGATTAGTTCTTGGTG
The DNA window shown above is from Quercus lobata isolate SW786 chromosome 7, ValleyOak3.0 Primary Assembly, whole genome shotgun sequence and carries:
- the LOC115951718 gene encoding uncharacterized protein LOC115951718, which produces MEEFLVQAWQIWNQRNWVVYGGKFHDPGWLINRSRELLEEFRTAQDQMRTESVRQSACDTWQPPPQSIFKLNFDATVFLGLNRSGFGAIIRNEKGEVMAAMAGKGSKVFCSEEAELLACRKAIEFTVVVGFSELVIEGDNNSTMTTISTLKIDQSLLGNVVGDIQHLIRNLLWVRIDCIKRGGNRVAHVLAQFARNITEDMYWMEDVPPIVREALYQDANFVD